CAGGAAGGGCGCCTtgcaggtggggtgggaggcagtgTCCTCCACACCAGCCCTTCTGAGGCCAAGCCGGCTGGAGAGGCAGCACTGCAGGCTTTGTTAAAAAACATGAGCCAACCTCCCGAGGTGCAGGTGTGGAGCAGGGACAGGGCTGGCTTCAGAGCCCAGGTGGCCGTCGTGCTCTGGTCAGAAGTCACAACCGCCCTCTCTTTCGGGACACACGTCTTGCTGCCTCAAGGCCTCCAGGAAGGCCAGCTCCTTGGCCTCTTTCTTCTGGTTCCGGGCCTCGTACTCCAGCCTGGGGGCCAGGCTGGGTGAGCTGTGCACCCAGGACAAGGGCTTCCATGGCTCTGGTGTCCCCACAGGCCCGGGGGATCTCACCTGTTTTTGATGATACGCTGGACGATGAGGTCCGTGGTGAGGTCGCTCCCGCTGTCCATCTGACAGAAGATGCCCCTTCTCTTGGGCTCCTTGAGGCCAGAAGGACGGAGGAATAGAGGACCTTCGTCTGGATCCCAAGGAGACCATCCAGCTGCCAGGGCCCACAGGGTCCCCACCCAAGGGAGACTGGCACCCAGCCGTGGCAGCGGTAGTAGCGCCCATGCATCAGTGACCTGGCCCCTAGGACAGAGGCCAGCAATGGGCAGTTATTGTCATGCCCACCTGCCAGACAGCATCGAGAGACTTGGGCCCAGCATCACCCACCTGGTAAGGGTCAGAACCGTCCTTGTCAGGCACGATTTCTGTCTTCCCGTGACACACCAGGTCcacctggggagggagtgggagccaggAAGCCTTCAAACTGCGTAGCCCCTGCCTCACAGCGAGGCAGCTGCAGCCGCTGCTCACAGCCAGCAGAGGTGCGGGGCCGGCCCCCCGAGACCCGGCCCACTAGGAGCCTCACCTTGAAGTGGTCCAAGAGCTCTGCTGTGACCGCATATGGGGCCCCTATCACCACTTCTGACACGTACTGTGGGGACAGGGACACAACTGGTTAGGGGGCCCTAATGCTGGCCAAGGCTTAGAGACAGCAGGGGATGAGGGGGCAGCATGGTGTGGCCAGCCGGCTGCAGTCCTGGGACCCCAAGGGCTCCTGGGATTCGAGGAGGAACCGCTTCAGGGGCCTGactgcccctctccccagcccagcccccctgCCTCCTGCTGCCGCCCTGGTGCTCACCCGACAGGCCAGCACACTCAGTGTCCGCTCGTGCAGGTTCATGATGGGGTAGTTCTTCCCCTTGTAGTGGTTGACCTCCTATGACGGATGGAGGTCAGGTCAGGTAACCTCGGGTAGACAGGGCCTGTGCTCTTTCCAGGGGGACGGCCCTGGCCAGCTGGCAGGGAAGAGGCCCCAGCCTGTCTCCCCTGCCTCCATCAGTTGAGTGCCCAGGGCTCTGCTCCCACCACAGGCTGCCTGCACCCCAGGAGCCCGAGGAACCCCTACACCCCACCAGCTGCCAGGGAATGAGACCTGGTCAAAGTGCAAGCCGGCAATGACATAAGGCCTCTCTGCCAGGCCATGCACCTTCTCCAGGAAATCCACATGCCCGATGTCTGCGCCCAGGTTAAGAAGCAAGTAACCGGATGGAAGAAGGTGCCCACAGGACTGGGACCCACAGCAGGTTCCTGCCTCCTGCCACCCACACTGCTCCCCGTGGATGGCTGTGCCCCTGCAGCTCACCCCAGTGCAGGGCCCTTGAGGGTCAGCGGAAGCCTCCAGGAGCTGCAACCGCTAGTGCCATAAGGACATGCAGGGGAAAGACCTGGGGCAGGGACAACCATCTCCCACTCCCAGAGGATACGGAACAGGTCGAAGGCGCCAGCCACGTAGATGACCGTCTCCCCTGGCTGAGGCTCCTTCCCGGAGGCGAACTGAATGATCTTCTGGGATGTCTGCAGAAACTGGGACACCCCTGTCCAGGGGTCCCGCCCCCCTGGGCACTGTAAGTAGAAAGGGGTCTGGTCAGCAACAGGCCTCCCAGGCATGTTTCTCACCTGCTGCTCCAGGGCCTCCTCTTCTGAGCCTGGGGCTGCCTGTGCACACCGTCAGGAGGCACAGGTGTGGGACGGAGAGAACAGGTGCAGGGGCTACAGGACAGGACTCCAaatccccagccccagccagctgGCTCCATGCACTGCCTCCATCACTGCTGTTTTCAGGCATGGCTGGGCAGGACCCCTGTGGCTGGTGTTAACTGTGGCTCCAACCTGTGGCCACAGTGGGCACTGCAGCCAACACCACATGGACCCAGCAACTGGTCTGCCAGAAAGGCCAGTGCATGCAGCTCTCCTGGTGACAAGGTACCCTGAGGCTACCATCTGGTCACCTGGGAGGAGCCTTCTGAGGAAAGTGTCTCAAAGGAGAGAAGCCCAGACTGCCTGGTTAGACGACCTGTCTGCGGGCAGTCCTTGCTCCTCCTCCAGGCAGTGGCCGCTGTGGCCTGTGACTGGCCAGCTGGCCACCCTGGTGGTCAGGATCTGGTGCCCGAAAGGGAGCGAGCAGGGTGCAGGGTGAGTTTCTGGGCCAGCCTCTCCCCAGGGGCAACCTTGGGGGTGGGTATGGCCTGGCCAGCATGGTGACACTCACCTTGCCAAAGCTGTCTGCATACTCCCGGTACTCGGAGGACATCTGCACGGAAGGGTGGGGGGTTGAGGGGCCTTGCTCCCCAGACATGGTCAGCCCCAGAACTCTGAAGCTTCCTGTCCTGCAGCCCACCAAGGGGTCCGGGCATGAggggctccctccctcccagcaggGTCCTCAGCCCTGGGACCTCAGAGATTCTAGCCCTGCCTCCCCAAGACTCACGTGGCTGCTGTGATGTGCCTTGGTCACCAGCAGCATGCGGCCCACGAGGTCCGTGGTGGACACGCCCTGGGTGCGCTTGCACTCCCTGGAGACACAAGTGGGGTCGGGGCTCTCTTCTTGGAACTCTCGCAAGGCTCCGCCTCCAGCTCATCCCACCCAAGGGCAACCCAGCTTGTGGCCACATCCGCCGTGGCCCAGCAGCAGGCCGTGCCGTGCCGAGCAGGTGTCTCCTCCTCCTGTCAGCCACCGGAGAATGCCAGgtcgggggtggggagggtggggacggCCACTGTGCTTTTGTCAGCTAAAGAAATgatgggaggcggggaacagcacCAGACTCCAAGCCTGTGGTGCTGGGGGGGCACCCAGACAGGCTGGCAGCCCCCGTCTCCGTGTGCCCCCATCTGAGCTCAGGTCCTGCCCCACTGAACAATCTCTGCCAAGGGAGCTCCTGGCCATGCTGGCTTTTTAAGTTAATTAAGAACAACCAGCTCCCAATGTCGTACCCTCACATCTCTATTGCTCGACAGCTGCCCCTGGCTGTGACCACTGTCCTCGATGGTGCATTCAGATGCCTCACACAGCCCGAGGTGCAGCACCCCTCCACTCCAGTCCCAGCCAGGAGACTCAAGCAGCAAGAGTGCAGAAGGAGGGAGCCCATGCAAGGGCTTACCTGTACCTCCCGGCCTGCTTTACCTCCTCATAGGTGTCCCGGCCATCCACAGTCAGCGTGATGTCATCTATGGGGGGAACACGTACGCAA
The sequence above is a segment of the Manis pentadactyla isolate mManPen7 chromosome 4, mManPen7.hap1, whole genome shotgun sequence genome. Coding sequences within it:
- the PCYT2 gene encoding ethanolamine-phosphate cytidylyltransferase isoform X2 — encoded protein: MIRNGHGAAGGAEGQGPGDKRAVRVWCDGCYDMVHYGHSNQLRQARAMGDYLIVGVHTDEEISKHKGPPVFTQEERYKMVQAIKWVDEVVPAAPYVTTLQTLDKHSCDFCVHGNDITLTVDGRDTYEEVKQAGRYRECKRTQGVSTTDLVGRMLLVTKAHHSSHMSSEYREYADSFGKCPGGRDPWTGVSQFLQTSQKIIQFASGKEPQPGETVIYVAGAFDLFHIGHVDFLEKVHGLAERPYVIAGLHFDQEVNHYKGKNYPIMNLHERTLSVLACRYVSEVVIGAPYAVTAELLDHFKVDLVCHGKTEIVPDKDGSDPYQEPKRRGIFCQMDSGSDLTTDLIVQRIIKNRLEYEARNQKKEAKELAFLEALRQQDVCPEREGGCDF
- the PCYT2 gene encoding ethanolamine-phosphate cytidylyltransferase isoform X1, whose translation is MIRNGHGAAGGAEGQGPGDKRAVRVWCDGCYDMVHYGHSNQLRQARAMGDYLIVGVHTDEEISKHKGPPVFTQEERYKMVQAIKWVDEVVPAAPYVTTLQTLDKHSCDFCVHGNDITLTVDGRDTYEEVKQAGRYRECKRTQGVSTTDLVGRMLLVTKAHHSSHMSSEYREYADSFGKAAPGSEEEALEQQVRNMPGRPVADQTPFYLQCPGGRDPWTGVSQFLQTSQKIIQFASGKEPQPGETVIYVAGAFDLFHIGHVDFLEKVHGLAERPYVIAGLHFDQEVNHYKGKNYPIMNLHERTLSVLACRYVSEVVIGAPYAVTAELLDHFKVDLVCHGKTEIVPDKDGSDPYQEPKRRGIFCQMDSGSDLTTDLIVQRIIKNRLEYEARNQKKEAKELAFLEALRQQDVCPEREGGCDF